In Lolium rigidum isolate FL_2022 chromosome 3, APGP_CSIRO_Lrig_0.1, whole genome shotgun sequence, the genomic window tttgaattttgaagtgaatccaattgcaataattcacatttaacaaactataatttattatgtaaaaatatgatatatgttctgtatatgatcatgggctagaagcaaaatattggcaatgtagtcaatactagcccatttaaaactatatccaaattttagaatttaaatctatgaggtgtagcacctaatttaaatcctttctcaagtgatatgaagtaatgtgttgacctttaaatgcttaggctcatacttgctcacttgtagaatttaaatcaacatagtatttaaattgcaaaggttatttaaaacacatgagatgatgaatctcatttaaatcacttttctcaaatactaagggtgaagtgttgaccttggtcaacatgtgatcacccctggttatttgaaaagattaaatcttaagaaggatTCAATGAGAATTAATGACACATGTAGTAATAATCCATAGgttcttatttaaaaatattcaatcatTTTCATAATAGTATTTAAAATTATTCAAGGctacttattaaatcttatgagatgtagtggtctcatttaaatcttgcctcaactaagttaatatggggtatagactatggtcaattttaaacccatattaaattagttgaggatattaaatcattaatcatgagtattaaaaaggcatgaggtggtgtACCTCACTTAAATCACTTCCCAAATTGAtacttgtgaagaggttgacttgggtcaacctaggtcatatgacattaatggaggaaattaaatcttaataatattcaatgagaggaaattattttcctcaagaaataaatagaaactctaattaatatttataatgagaggaaattatttttcttaagaataacatGAAATCCactcacctaataagcatgttgattgatagcttagtaggagtgatttatgtgtgtgcttagtctagtacttaggctttgtgtggtaattgagtgtattgtactcgtatttagacgctagtaccgaggagtacaccgaggaggaggaggactactttgaagaggaagagaactttgatcactactccaaccaaggcaagctattattaatgcaagctatactcttgcaagctaatattcttgcaaagtgcaaagctctactagagcaaggcacactcaccaatttactttaggcttcatgatcccatcccaagttttattcttacaagcttttactttgattattataacttgcttttatagttaactttggtctagagatagaatactacaagagtatcaaatttagcctagagcaatgaaagctagatagcacccctcatgattagttgctagtgctaacaaataaaattgactactctagatgggaacttgtgaaatgaaatgactttgaaaaccttggaatgatgagtcattctattgaaagattttgaaggtgaatgtgacttgtgaatgacatggtgaactttacaaaagctgatggttgggttcggatgcgataccattccaattttgcaagtacccccacaatacccgacatgggtaagggcttaactagaaatttatgtgctttagtatgggttccctctaaacaagcgtcatcggggttatgccgagggctgcctctacaaaagaaatgatgtgatatgacgtgaatgaggtgaattgtccggcccaagccccgtgcggttccgggttaacaggttggttttcaccgggaggccaagctcatggggagaggtgcccgtactagagtatataagtgaaaggttatggttggtagtccgcatacggagtatgataaatcaggagccgattaaccccgacggattattgcaaatattgtggcacaagtgtacgacctctgcagagtgtagaactattcgaatagccgtgtccacggttacggacgattggaaaggccatgctGTTCcagtcatcggaccattttcaaaaatgtgacatgtgaagggtgacttgtgatttgaacttgaaatggtgactttgactggaatcacaacggagttgtgggaatgacactaatgttcccacttgagttagttagcaaatgaagaggctttttactaaatgcttatgaaataaaattggctttatgcaaataaacttagagcttagcacccccttactatagttgatagtgcttacattagtattagtttgcgagtactttaaagtactcatggctttgtccctggctattcaaatggccagactatgaaggagaacagcagcacgaggaagatggacagcaggacgtctacgacaactaggatcactcctgacgtcaacgattgctcgtggaatagatggaccgcaaccgttacttcgcttccgctatgtgttttgtaataggatctctagatccactatgatgtattaagaccggatcatgtgatccctctatgtaagacaattatgtgatgtaatgaatgatgtgttgtgatatcaatctattatgtctcgcaaaaacaatattcctgggattgcgatgaatggcataataggcatctggacttaaaaatccgggtgttgacactgccgaccctaggatgcgagttctcgcctcttgaaccaagactgagcgtacaaccacacgaggccctattatggtaccctctcgactcactaacttgcctagtagattccatgagtcacatagtttgcgcgttttctggacatatgcattgcattttgcttgggggaaatggttcataacaggtaggtaagcgtggccgtggtggctggggttagagtccctggggaaacccacctcgcctcacatcgttaaggaccgacttcgggacttgacccgttacggcggaataatccttagcgcgtgactcatggtctcggcgacgagcaaggtaaaggtcgtggtcaaccactctctgccggctttccaaggaagagagctaatgatctggcactaagaatcggttggcacgtgtggataaaattgtgcacccctgcagggttaaatcttttcgaaaagccgtgtccacggttatggacgacttgggaatggattctgtgatcatagacaactttaacctgatcgtaaaacttggcaaccaatgtgtgtttacggataccttctccgggttgttgagggggtgatccgaggatagtggttcgagatgatgaaggttggtggatacaatatgatgatcaaatagagatagagatatcgctctcttatccccttttaaaggttctgagtagtcgagcttctcctctctcttgtcttacaaaggaaaactggctttacgcaaaagaagctccacagaaagcccgcatacccgctttgctaaaaggttgtactaagtcttgctgagtccctgtactcagctttgcatgcttttgtttcagacgaagtctctccaacagatggtggtttctagtcgacatcgacgagtagcttggggttcccaggtggcagcctggaatctatgggatgggacgtcgccgttatgctcctggcctcttaggccttttgttatcttgctatgtctaatagcataacttcgcttccgttgattgatgtatgccaggtcagtgacctctgcttgtaatactttggttcttcgctcagttatgagcttgtattacctctttgagtcgtagagtcactgttgtgttaccgattctctcactgtagtctctcgagctcgaggttaggcttatgtcagacgaagatctggtatttgtctaaccctgatcccgggggtgccacaatgtgacccattccccatcaagacggaagaatcccgggcgacctggtaagaagtgaacatggatatgtcagcacacacatgaacattagcacccgtatcaatccaccaacatggagattgaaataccgaaagaacgagtaaagagattaccatacccatcggcattgctagcggtcaccgtgttgacttgcctcgcctttttcttgcggtcgccctctccggacgagtccttagaaaagtggccagtctctccacgagtaaagcagctcggatctgctttgtttatcatcttcttcttcttgaaggttgtagtcttcataggtttattgaaggagggcttgttgttccctttgttcttgctcgtagggtttcttcgcacgatgttggcgctagaccgaccctctcctttctcggcagtatccttagcccgagctttctcctcaacatcaagagacgctatcaggttttcaaccgatatctcctcgtctcttgtgtttgagagttgtggcaaagttcctccatgaagggggcaacttagcaataatgcatccagccacaaacttatcaggtaaggcacacttaaggagttcaagctctttcgcaatgcactgtatctcatgagcttgttcgactacagaacggttgttcaccatcctgatgtcatggaagctctccatgatgtacgagttcatcgccgcatcggttgcaccgaatttagcattcaagTGCATCCcgtagctctttaccatctgttatgtgcatgtacacatcacacagacgatcaacaagaatactcagaacgcatccgacgaagagagtattgttttccttgaacttgttctgatcttggtcagatatagttccttcaggtaaaccattaCTAACTTCGaatactttcagatgagtaagccagagcgtggccttaacctgccacctcttaaagtgcacaccggtaaacttatccggcctcagtgcatcagcaaaaccagccattgttaactcaggaaattgtctacaattaggtttttggaatgttggataattaggcacaatttccatgattaattccagaatataaaacatgattactgcaactactaacatgtgaaactcgaacatactagatgcattaatcaacatgagtagcagacagctgcaaacggtaaagcatccatcgccgaACGAGATCgaaatatgtcgcacgtaccgatctggtggaggtggcggtggaggtgtagcagatgttgtcgcagcagtaacgttgttgatgacaacgttgttgacgacaggaacgacgggtcgaagtagatggcgttgaagacgacggtaggcagcaccgcccgacttggacggaaggcgacccgtgatgaagagcttgagaagTCGCGcgaagcgcttcccaaaaacctaattcgccctctcccgtacaggatcgcaaggacgagcggttccggagacctgctctcccgttcgccgatgcacgtcggcgcgcgggatggagtaggctacgatggcggcgcaagcagagagaggtggaaaccctaactcgtgtattcggtgtgtttctgcgggtagccgggcaagagattatgtaggctcgggaaaccctaggcaacgtgggccacgcccacgtcgcacgaacgtttcgagtcggttacagatagcccacgatccgggagcgacccgaaccgactaactgtgacgcgtccgtctagaactCCGTTCGTTTTCCTgacctgcaaaaagtaaggaaagtctcggctcgaggctcaatccactcaccacgagcgcggcgcgcgtcgtgacatgtcgagtcgagtcgagacgagacgagcgagcgaggaggaggaggagcgcgcgtgtagcactcctattctcactcacttactagtggtgaaacaatccaccttataaggtggtctaacttcctcacaACTTTCCATGTGAGACTAAACTTGACACCTCTTGCCActcactagtgagctgccaccaacttgggctcaaactcacaaggctgccactatgtgggctttgagatttatagggaaaactgaaatctaatttggggcactaaaagtgggcccaatatttcaacagataAGACCTACTGTGGCTGTTTTTCCCGACGGCGTGGCGTCACTCATGTGGCTTATCTAAATAGACATTGGCAGATGGACAGAGGAAACAAGATACGGAAATTTGCAAGAAACACACAAAGACATGTTGACCAGCTAGGGGTTCGCTAGACTTTAGCTTGTCTCCAAAGAACGTGATATGAGGAACTTCATACAAGTGAAACATGGACATAATGTAATCCATTCCAGCAAGACTATTTCAACCAATTCATCGCTAGAGTTTGGCAAGCTAAGAACAAAATGAAAAGAATCTTTTGAAAGATTAATTATCTTGTCGTCAACAATGATTTGCGAAGAATCAATGTCAACGCAACAAGCAAGCCAGCGGACGGAACAAGAAGGAATGTCAGTCTTCTCAAAAGCAAGTAAGCAGTTGAAACAACCAAATTTCTGAATAACAGATTTCTGTTGGGCAGTAGGGTGGTGCAACACTTCGAAAAAGTACTTGAATGAGTACAGGTGAAGCGTGACTTATCAATTACAGAAGCCTTTGGCCTTTTATTCTGGAAAATAGTAACAAGAAATAAACAAAAGGAGAACTAGAAGAACTAAGATTAATAAACACAACAAAAACTCATATCAAACATGTGTCCATACATCACTACAGATATTTGAAAACCCCCTCTTCAAAGATTTTATAGCATGTCGACAAAGGAAGAAACAAAAAATATATTCAAAAAAAGGAGCAAAAAGAAGTAACCAGAATTCATCACGACAAGAAAAGAACAGAAAACAAAATAGAGAAGATACATATGAATAATGTACCTCCTTGCTAAAAAAAAACTCAAACAATGCATCATCCAAGTGTCTCTTCCTCCTTGAATTGACGATTACCTGTATATTCAAAACTTAAAAATAAAAAAGAGGAAAATACGATAACAAAAAATAAGATTCTAAGAAACACACCAAAAAGAAACACcaacaaaattttcagaaaagctAAAGGGTAATAACTGATATCTCATCACAAGATGAACTGACTTCATCCTTGCTATCAGAAAATGATGACCCAAATGATGACCCATTTCCAGAAACATCACCAAGTGAGAATAAACACGTTGCCCCTTTCCACGAAGCATGCGATTGTCGTTGGTGTGGTACCTACATAAATATTCCCTAAAAATTATGAGTTATATGAGCATGTAAAAATAAATGAACATCACACTATAAAGATCGCTCAAAACAAACAAAGCTAATAAATGTCAAATGAAAGTTTTACATAACAGAAAACATTGACATTTCCCTAAGATAAGACCTTAATCAGATATATCACACACCTACAAAATTGTCAATGCATGTCAAAAGGAAACAAAGACTGACAAcagacacatatgttttatagcaGCTGTTGCAAAAATGAACTATCAAAACTGGGGGTGCTATCACCTGCACTGCACCTACTGTAAGAGCACCATAATACATACACAAAAAAGCTTGTGCAAAATCACCTCAATAGACaagaaaaaaagacaaaaaattatAGGCCGACTAAATCATCACCCACGGTGATAGTGAGAATGCATAAAGACAGTTAATGGCTGCATACACAAGACAGAACTGACGAACAAAATAATCAAAGAGTGCTCAGGCAGACCTAAAACACAAAACAAGAATCATAACCACAAAAATAGGCCGACTAGCTATGCCTAAAATCATCACCAACCGTGATATTGAGAATGTGCGCATATATACAGTTAATGAACTCACCTATTTGAATCGTGATATGGCTCATGGCAATAGATATAAATGAAGAACGATAGAATCAAAGGACGCTCAAGCAGACCTAAATCACAAAACAAGGGAATCCAATACCCTAATAAACAACTAAGAATAGTagtacaagcaaacaaagcacaaATCTACGCATGATATTACATCACCCCATTTCATGGACGATTTGGGAAAAACAACATGGAGCAACTCAAAAACAACATTAGGAGAGCAAAATGAAGGGGAACATACCAATTTCGCCGGCGACGCATCCCCCATATCCTCCACGAAACATTGGTTGCTCGATTGAAGCTCCACCATGGATGAAACCAAATCCTCTGCCTCCGCGCAAGCCCATGCTTGTCTCGAAATGGAATACAACATAGAGGAGGAGCCGGGGCGAACTCCTCAAACCTCTTCTCTCCAAATGACCTCCCCGGCTTCACCTCCACCGTGGAATAGCACCCCCCCCCCCGACTCACCTCGGCCACTCCACTATCTGCTTCGCTCGAAACATACAACAACAAAACAAGGAGGAATCACGCGGGCGaactcctccggcctcctcgacTCCTCGCTGCGtggggaaaaccctaaccctCCGACGTGGAAAAGAAAACCGGCTCACCCCACCCCGCCTCAGCTCGGGCTCTCCCCTCTCCCGGTGACAGAGAACGATAGGGGAAACCGCGAGGACAAAAGCAACACGGACCCTGAAACTCAAAAAAAAAGCAAGCTAAAAAATCTAGAGAAAAACCAAACCAACTGATATAAAAACCGGAATGAAATGTTTCGACATGGAATCAGCAACAAGACGAGGAACACATCCAGGAAATAGAGGGGCGCTCCAAGATtggtgaaaaagaagaaaatgaacaGGTAAGGATCTGACTTGGACAGAATTGTGTCTTCATCTAGCTGAAAATTAGGAGCGGTGATTATTTATCACCTCCTATATGGTCTTGTACTTATAACATTATAATAATACATCTTCGTAAATGGATGATGCGGCTAGTTCACCTAACTGTTTTACACGGAGTAGTTGCGAAGGAAGGACACTATTTTCCAATAGCGGAGTGCCCCCGTTCGTCGTGTATAAAAAGGCCTTTGTAGGAGTTCCCTAGGCAGGCCAAGAACCAGAGTCTACATCCACGCTTACGTTTGCACTTTGCAGCAAAGTAGTAGCTATACTAGAAAGATGACGCTCAAGCTATTGGCCGAAGTGAGCCCACAGGAGTTGCTCGTATGTCTGGCGGAGCTCCATAACCACTTTCTCGGCTACGTCAAGTCCATGTCGCTCAAGTGCGCCGTGGATTTGGGCATCCCCGAAGCCATCCACcgccgcggcggcaccgccaccctCGCCGACATCGCCACCGACACTAAGGTACATCCGGCCAAAGTCGCCGACCTCCAGCGCGTGATGGAACTGCTCACCGCTTCCGGCATCTTCAGCACCAGCACCGACGGGGAAGACGACGTCCTGTACGGGCTGACCACCACGTGCCGTTTCCTCGTCGGCTGGCACAACCTGTCCCCTATGGTGCCCTTCCTTCTGAACCCTCTCGTCGTCACGTCCTTCTTCAGCATGCCCGACTGGTTCAGGAGTGAGCCGGCGCCGGCGGGCGCCGGGTCCCTCTTCGAACTGGCACACGGCTGCTCCCAGTGGGAGAGGGCGAGCAAGGACGCTGAATTCAGCGGCGTCCTGAACGGCTCCATGGCTGCCGATAGCCAGGTCTTCCTCGAGGTCATTATTATGGACAAGGGCCGCATCTTCCGCGGCCTGAGCTCGCTCGTCGACGTCGGCGGCGGCAAGGGCGCCGGCACCAAGGCCATCGCAAGTGCCTTCCCGCGCATAAAGTGCACCGTCATGGATCTTCCTCACGTTATCGccgacggcgccggcgccggccatgAAAACCTGCAGTTCGTAGCCGGTGACATGTTCCAATCCATTCCATCGGCGGATGCCGTCGTACTCAAGGTATCCATATCACACATGCATCGCTTTTATGAACACTCGTCAATTATTCAATTAATGATGAAAATTCCATACTTTCTATTACGGTATGTTTACGAAAATGGAAACCTCTCCATTCCTTTTTCTTTAGCGAATAGGACCCGCATAAATCCTATATGGAATATATACTCTGGTCAAGGAAGAAACTGCTAATCCGAACAAGACTGTGTGACGCCGAGATGCCAGCACGGCATGGTTGAATGAAAGAACTGTTGtctatgcatgcatgcacaaaggaTTAAACTGCTGGTGTCATCAAAATACCAATATGGATTcacatactaaaatgtgtgatggcATATTCACATGTACAAGCATGATAAAATACAACTTAAATTCTACACATGTATGTGAAAATAACTACGAATATTGCTTTATATGTGGCTGATGAGTTAAATTTGCAATACTGAAAACATTGAAGGAAAATGTAGGGTGGTTTATTTTAAGAAATAAATAAATGAGATGACACTACAGGAAAAAAGATGGACGagtcaaataaaataaatataattatGATAAGAAAAACATGCATTTAATATACATATGTACATGACAAAACAATGAAAATTCAGCAATTAGATATTTCAATTATTTATGTACCATAATAATCAttatatttttcctaaataaaacAATTAAAACTATATCAGCTCAAAGTGTGGGTTTAGGCAACAATAGGGCCCAATATATAAATGTTACtaatatttttttttgcgaaaaaaatGTTACTAATATTTTGATGTGGCATGTCAATGTCCTCACTGAAAAGACAATGGAACTAATAAAATGTATCGTTTGTTTTGTAGTACAATGGTTCATGCTTTCACTAGATTGCTTACATACTTCTCCAATTTGTTTGTGCCTATTTGTTCCAGAACATTTTACATGATTGGGGCCATGACGACTGTGTCAAGATACTTCAACGTTGCAAGGAAGCCATCCCTGCTAGAAATGCTGGAGGAAAGGTGATAATCATAGATATGGTAAGAGGACTAGCACATGACGAGAAAAACATAACGGAGATGGAAGCCATACAAAACCTATTCATGATGTACATCAACGGGGTGGAGCGAAACGAAAGCGAGTGGAAGGCTATCTTTTCCGATGCCGGGTTCAGCGGTGACTACAAAATCATGCCGGTGCTGGGTCCCTACTCAGTAATCGAGATCTACCCATGATACACCAACGAACTACCGCATTATATAATGGACAAAATAACTTGCTCATACCTGGACTCCATCAGGTTCATCGGTATGTGTGTTGGTAATAAGCAGGATGCCTTGTCCACCTGCCTGTTTGCTATTTCACATCTTATATGTTAAGCATACTTCCTTCTGGTGTTTGTAAAACTACATTTCAAGAAACTATGTATGATGTTGTGATCTATAATTCGCATACCAGAACTTTGTGTCTGATTTTTTCTTCATGCGATAGAGTAAATTGACGGGCCTTGCTCCTTGTGGTTGGGCTTCTGCAGTCCGGGCCGGACCAGAGAATATCACAATCGTGCATTCCTCGTTTTTCTCCCGAACACAATACTGAAATGGTTCAAGGACGAAACTGCAAAAAGACCATCCCGTTCCCGGAGGAAGACTCGGAATCCAATAAATAACAAGTCTGGTCGCCCCCGCCGAGTCAAACCTCGCATTCCCCAAAGCCACAAAATTTCCCCACCAACGCGGCAGCACCGCCCTCCAATCCGCCCCCAAATCCGATCCGCCTCGCCATGGCCGGCGCCGCCcgcctcctgctcgtcctcgccgCGGCGTGCCTCCTCGCGGCGCCCCCGGCGGCGTCCGCCCGCCCCTGCGGCCACGCGCAGACGCTCCtcatctccttctcctccttctccaggCCCAACCCGGACCCGGCCAACCCGGCCCCGCTCACCACCACCGTCGTCACCGTCCTCCGCGTCCGCCGCCTCGGCCCGCACCTCCAGATCCGCCGCCCCGCCCACCCCGAGCCCCtcccggccgccgtcgccgcatCCGCCGACACCGTCGCCTCCTCCTTCCAGGAGCGCGCCAAGGACatcctcgtcgtcgtctccggcctgCTCTTCGGCTTCGGCTGCGGCGCCCTCACCGCCGCCTCCATGTACCTCGTCTGGTCCCTcatcgcctccaccgccgcctccccctACGACGAGCtctacagcgacgacgacgacgaggaggtctCCGACTCCGAGAGCCCCAAGAAGGCCGGCTACGTCATCATCCACGACACAGAGGACTTCGTCGGCGGTAAGAACTAGGATCGGTCTTGCAAGACGATTTCGTGATGCATGATTACATGGGGAAAAAAAACTGTGGAGTATATATAAGACTATTCGCATCTATCTAATGTGTGTGGGTGTGCTGCGCCTGTCTGACTCTATCTACGTGTATGGTTGGGGAAACGATGTTATGAATATGCTTTCTGTGTGTTCTTAGCTATGGTCAATGCCAAACTGAAGCATGCTTATTTATCTATCATGAAAGATGGGAACTTGTTTGATTTCCGATGTTTAGCAGAATTGCTACATCCGCTGTTCCATGATGGTGTATGTTTTGGCAAACCAAATTAGTTTTCTAAAACACGCTACTACATTATGCAGCAGATGGAATACATGTTAGGCACTGCGGTAAATTGTAGTAAGCTGTTTCTGCACTTCTGGTCGCTGAAATTGTACAGAATTTTCACCCCTTACGTCTGATGTTTTCTTCATTAGTTGGGTGATCTGTCCATTTTCTTGTCATCGGGTCCTGATGTGGACCAGTCTGGAGTGATCAATCATTTTTCTGCAGTGTGGCTTTTGATGTTTGCATCGTTTCTTGCAAAAGCTTGTACTTTGAGTGTGACTCTAGAACATCCTTGGAAATATACATAACTTTGAATTAGGCAAACTTAGAGGCAGTGCATATGAAACTGGGAACCTAACATTAGTTTGCTAGTAACAAACTAAATGTTGACGGGCCCTTGATTTTCTCAATTCCTCTACTTATCATTGAGCTTAGAGCTGAGatggaattttttgaaacttcaactCTTGAATTGCTCTAATACTTTCTATTTACTCCTGAGGCCCTGACCCATACCAATAATACCTTAATGTCCTAACATTTGCTTTACTGTCCAAGCTACTTCACCTTATTGCACCAACGTTGTTAGTTGTGTGATTTGTCCATTTTCGCAGGATGTGGTCCTGATGTGGACAAGTCTGGAGTGAACAGACATTTATCTGCATTGTGATATCTGCTGTTTGCATCATTTCTCACACAAATTTGTCCTACGAGTGTGACTCTTGAAC contains:
- the LOC124694738 gene encoding uncharacterized protein LOC124694738, with translation MAGAARLLLVLAAACLLAAPPAASARPCGHAQTLLISFSSFSRPNPDPANPAPLTTTVVTVLRVRRLGPHLQIRRPAHPEPLPAAVAASADTVASSFQERAKDILVVVSGLLFGFGCGALTAASMYLVWSLIASTAASPYDELYSDDDDEEVSDSESPKKAGYVIIHDTEDFVGGKN
- the LOC124694736 gene encoding acetylserotonin O-methyltransferase 1-like, translating into MTLKLLAEVSPQELLVCLAELHNHFLGYVKSMSLKCAVDLGIPEAIHRRGGTATLADIATDTKVHPAKVADLQRVMELLTASGIFSTSTDGEDDVLYGLTTTCRFLVGWHNLSPMVPFLLNPLVVTSFFSMPDWFRSEPAPAGAGSLFELAHGCSQWERASKDAEFSGVLNGSMAADSQVFLEVIIMDKGRIFRGLSSLVDVGGGKGAGTKAIASAFPRIKCTVMDLPHVIADGAGAGHENLQFVAGDMFQSIPSADAVVLKNILHDWGHDDCVKILQRCKEAIPARNAGGKVIIIDMVRGLAHDEKNITEMEAIQNLFMMYINGVERNESEWKAIFSDAGFSGDYKIMPVLGPYSVIEIYP